In Syntrophomonas wolfei subsp. wolfei str. Goettingen G311, a single window of DNA contains:
- the cdaA gene encoding diadenylate cyclase CdaA: MDLSFLSGVFANPWDIIRSLVDIIIVAYVVYRILRWISGTRAEQLLKGLVLLLVFSVLASALELDMVNWLMEKLWIVFAITLPIVFQPELRRLLEQLGRGKFFSLSTSQVEMEEYEAIINEIGEAADILSRNRVGALLVLIRETGIAEYLESGVDLDALVSAGLLINIFVPNTPLHDGACIISNSRIKKAACFLPLSDNPNLDKELGTRHRAALGITELSDAIAVIVSEETGIISLAQEGKIQRHLDPLSLREILGRELLAREKWSDVVKRRWAGEFRIKGPKKENRT, encoded by the coding sequence TTGGATTTAAGCTTTCTCTCCGGGGTATTTGCCAACCCCTGGGATATTATCCGCAGCCTGGTGGATATTATTATAGTAGCTTATGTGGTTTACCGGATTTTGCGCTGGATAAGCGGAACCAGGGCGGAACAGTTGCTGAAGGGACTGGTATTATTACTGGTCTTTTCGGTGCTGGCCAGTGCATTGGAATTGGATATGGTTAACTGGTTGATGGAGAAACTATGGATAGTATTTGCTATTACTTTACCCATAGTGTTTCAACCTGAGCTGAGGAGATTGCTGGAACAGTTAGGACGAGGGAAGTTCTTTAGCCTGAGTACTTCGCAAGTTGAAATGGAGGAATATGAGGCCATTATTAACGAGATAGGCGAGGCTGCTGACATCCTCTCCCGCAACCGGGTAGGGGCACTCCTGGTTCTGATCCGGGAAACGGGAATTGCGGAGTATTTGGAAAGCGGTGTTGACCTTGATGCTCTGGTTTCGGCGGGGCTGCTTATAAACATTTTTGTTCCTAACACGCCGCTGCACGATGGAGCTTGCATCATCTCCAATAGCCGGATAAAAAAGGCAGCCTGTTTCCTCCCCTTAAGCGACAATCCCAATTTGGACAAGGAATTAGGGACACGCCACCGGGCTGCCCTGGGAATAACAGAGCTTTCTGATGCCATAGCGGTAATAGTCTCTGAAGAAACGGGTATTATTTCGCTGGCCCAGGAGGGCAAGATACAGCGTCACCTGGACCCTTTGAGCCTTAGAGAGATTCTGGGGAGAGAATTATTGGCCCGGGAGAAATGGAGTGATGTCGTCAAGAGGAGGTGGGCTGGTGAATTCCGCATTAAAGGACCCAAAAAAGAGAACCGGACTTAA
- a CDS encoding thiamine diphosphokinase, translating into MKCVIMANGEYGRIDLYHHLFSNADVVLCADGGANYAFAMGVVPSMIIGDLDSIRPEVREYFTAKQVEMRKYPRRKDYTDTQLALSIANRFDADEIVLLGTLGKRLDHTLANIFSGLEMARQGIRIMHYSPECVVYLVTKNIVFEGCQGDLVSVLALSEEAQGVYEKGFEYQVEDIVMNLENPYGISNVLTAKSGEVSVKKGVLAVFHYPQEISSPFTE; encoded by the coding sequence ATGAAATGCGTAATAATGGCTAACGGTGAGTACGGTAGAATAGACCTTTACCATCATCTTTTTTCCAATGCTGATGTGGTATTATGTGCTGATGGGGGGGCCAATTATGCTTTTGCCATGGGTGTAGTTCCCTCCATGATTATTGGAGACCTTGATTCCATCCGGCCCGAAGTTAGGGAGTATTTCACGGCCAAACAGGTAGAGATGAGGAAGTATCCCCGGCGTAAAGATTATACCGATACTCAGCTAGCCCTTTCCATAGCAAACAGGTTTGACGCTGATGAGATAGTTTTATTGGGAACTCTGGGTAAAAGGCTGGATCATACCCTGGCCAATATCTTTTCCGGGCTGGAAATGGCCCGGCAAGGGATTAGGATCATGCACTATTCTCCAGAATGTGTAGTGTATCTGGTAACGAAAAACATAGTATTTGAAGGTTGCCAGGGTGACCTGGTATCGGTTCTGGCCCTCAGCGAAGAGGCACAGGGAGTATATGAGAAGGGTTTTGAGTATCAGGTTGAGGATATTGTGATGAACCTGGAAAACCCCTACGGTATATCCAATGTACTTACCGCGAAAAGCGGGGAAGTTTCCGTAAAAAAAGGGGTTCTGGCCGTGTTCCATTATCCCCAGGAAATATCCAGCCCATTTACAGAATAA
- a CDS encoding 4Fe-4S binding protein: MSYIITDECISCGICVDECPVEAISEGEDKFEIDPELCTECGSCADVCPVEAPIPADD, translated from the coding sequence TTGTCCTATATCATCACAGACGAATGTATTTCTTGCGGAATATGTGTGGATGAATGCCCGGTAGAAGCCATTAGCGAGGGTGAAGATAAATTCGAAATCGACCCTGAACTGTGCACGGAATGTGGATCTTGCGCTGATGTCTGCCCCGTAGAAGCCCCGATTCCTGCAGACGACTAA
- a CDS encoding PAS domain-containing hybrid sensor histidine kinase/response regulator, with the protein MVESELQLQVRLNYLNMLLDNLNELFFTYNGEGFIEFVNKKTVDVLGYMPEELIGMNVLDLSFGKYQEKLKEEMRWRLEQGVSSSYDVVLRSKDSKEMIIHFNCAPILLGDKVVGGMALGENISAYQATMEALRLSEEKFAAAFRLSPEMIAITTLREGRYIDVNDVFLELFGYCREEVIGKTAKELNIWVNPQARYQVVKTLMREKLIKNFEDLFNKKSGGTWRGLCSFARLEIAGEICVLTVAADITEKRRMEEEILKVSRLESLALLAGGLAHDFNNLLTIIVGNISLARIVGMDKQDSREYILEAEKAALQARGLTQQLLTFAQGGVPIRKTTSIKEFLMQSVNFCLCGSSVISEFCIAEELWNVFVDEGQINQVINNLVLNAVQAMPDGGIIRITADNFYLDNEEGGLTLKKGQYVRLCFHDQGSGIPLEHQAKIFDPYFTTKKEGTGLGLSTSYSIIRKHGGYITCESQPGMGTSFIIYLPASSEDESGEVSQDHRLVTGYGRILFMDDELRIREMVEEMLNSLGYEVELVANGQECIDKYIQAAANARYFDAVILDMTIPGGMGGKKTMQTLREIDPQVKVIASSGYAYDSILPIYQKWGFAGVIAKPYQVEELSEVLQMVIKGQYIS; encoded by the coding sequence ATGGTTGAAAGTGAACTGCAATTGCAGGTGCGCTTGAATTACCTTAATATGCTGCTTGATAACCTGAATGAACTATTTTTTACTTATAATGGTGAAGGCTTTATTGAGTTTGTCAACAAAAAGACTGTGGATGTGCTGGGTTATATGCCTGAAGAATTAATAGGAATGAATGTTTTAGATCTGTCCTTTGGGAAATACCAGGAAAAATTAAAAGAGGAAATGCGCTGGAGATTGGAGCAGGGGGTATCCAGCAGTTATGATGTAGTTCTCAGGAGCAAAGATAGTAAGGAGATGATTATTCACTTTAACTGTGCTCCCATTCTACTTGGAGATAAGGTGGTTGGGGGTATGGCATTGGGGGAAAACATCAGCGCTTACCAGGCAACTATGGAAGCACTGCGATTGTCCGAAGAAAAGTTTGCCGCCGCCTTTCGATTGAGCCCGGAAATGATAGCTATCACTACCCTTAGAGAAGGGCGATATATAGATGTCAATGATGTTTTCTTGGAGTTGTTCGGTTACTGTCGCGAAGAGGTAATAGGTAAGACGGCGAAGGAGTTAAATATTTGGGTTAATCCTCAAGCCCGCTATCAGGTGGTAAAAACCCTTATGCGGGAGAAGTTAATTAAGAATTTTGAAGATCTCTTTAATAAAAAATCAGGTGGAACCTGGCGGGGACTTTGTTCATTTGCTCGTCTGGAAATTGCCGGGGAAATATGCGTACTGACTGTGGCGGCGGATATTACTGAAAAGCGCCGTATGGAAGAAGAAATATTAAAGGTAAGCCGCTTGGAATCGCTGGCCCTTCTGGCTGGTGGATTGGCGCATGATTTTAACAACCTCTTGACCATCATTGTAGGGAATATTTCCCTGGCTCGGATAGTGGGGATGGATAAGCAAGATAGCAGGGAATATATATTGGAGGCGGAAAAAGCTGCGCTGCAGGCCCGAGGACTTACCCAACAATTGTTAACCTTCGCCCAAGGAGGGGTACCAATTAGAAAAACTACTTCCATTAAGGAGTTCCTGATGCAGTCAGTAAACTTCTGTCTCTGTGGCTCCAGTGTAATAAGCGAATTCTGTATTGCCGAGGAACTTTGGAATGTATTTGTTGACGAAGGACAAATCAATCAGGTGATTAATAACCTGGTTTTAAATGCTGTTCAGGCTATGCCTGATGGGGGCATAATCCGGATTACGGCTGATAATTTTTACCTGGATAACGAGGAAGGGGGATTAACCTTAAAGAAAGGCCAGTATGTGAGGCTATGTTTTCATGATCAGGGAAGCGGTATACCGCTTGAACATCAAGCCAAAATATTTGATCCCTATTTTACTACTAAAAAAGAAGGTACTGGCCTGGGCCTGTCCACCTCCTATTCCATTATACGCAAGCATGGCGGATATATCACTTGTGAGTCGCAACCAGGGATGGGTACATCATTTATTATATATTTACCGGCTTCTTCTGAGGATGAATCCGGGGAAGTAAGCCAGGACCATAGATTAGTAACCGGGTACGGGAGAATTCTGTTTATGGATGATGAGCTGCGCATTAGGGAGATGGTCGAAGAAATGTTAAACTCTCTGGGTTATGAAGTTGAGCTAGTTGCTAATGGCCAGGAATGTATAGATAAGTATATACAAGCTGCAGCTAATGCCAGGTATTTTGATGCTGTAATACTGGATATGACTATTCCTGGGGGAATGGGAGGAAAAAAGACGATGCAAACTTTGCGGGAAATAGACCCTCAGGTGAAGGTAATTGCCAGTAGTGGCTATGCGTATGATTCGATATTACCAATATACCAAAAATGGGGGTTCGCCGGGGTTATAGCTAAGCCTTACCAGGTAGAAGAATTAAGCGAGGTATTACAGATGGTTATAAAAGGGCAATATATATCGTAG
- a CDS encoding tRNA (cytidine(34)-2'-O)-methyltransferase: protein MQIVLVEPEIPQNTGNIARTCALTKTALHLVKPLGFSLADRFLKRAGLDYWDKVEVQLWESFGDLLEANPGAAFYLATTRAGQAYHQVSYPQDSWLVFGRESSGLPISILKSFPDTQIRIPMQDIGRSLNLSNSVAIILYEALRQNSFPGLR from the coding sequence TTGCAGATTGTGCTGGTGGAGCCGGAAATCCCGCAGAATACGGGAAATATCGCTAGAACTTGTGCTTTAACCAAAACGGCTCTACACCTGGTTAAACCTTTGGGTTTTTCACTAGCTGACCGTTTTTTAAAAAGAGCAGGTCTTGACTATTGGGATAAGGTTGAGGTACAGCTATGGGAAAGCTTTGGGGATTTGCTGGAGGCAAATCCGGGGGCAGCATTTTATTTGGCCACTACCCGGGCAGGACAAGCCTACCATCAAGTAAGTTACCCCCAGGATAGCTGGCTGGTATTCGGGCGGGAAAGCAGTGGATTACCAATTTCTATTTTAAAAAGCTTTCCCGATACCCAGATTCGTATCCCTATGCAGGACATCGGCCGTTCCCTTAACTTGTCCAATTCTGTAGCCATTATATTATACGAAGCATTAAGACAGAATTCTTTCCCGGGTTTGCGATAA
- a CDS encoding SpoIID/LytB domain-containing protein, translating into MRKNKCLAILVSILLVCFLSFVGGCQKQAQKPAPKSLKPVKLAPEVSKYKTEPNITLFRKATGEKQNLKLEEYLKGVVAAEIGPKYPPEALKAQAIVARTMTLALLEYENGTRQKHNTDASDDHTEFQAYDEKKITPAISKAVDATRGQVLTYNGKFVYALFHSLSKDKTASIIEGFPKLKNKASAYIVPVKTNGMKYAPAKYKSWTVKVPRWEVKNIMGAKAGSLDDIRISKRGPSGRALTISAGKTSMSAAMLREKIGFDRLYSTVLSSVKAEGNNIIFKGSGWGHGCGMEQWGAYTMAKEGKKVNQIVGHYFPSTRLTTLYK; encoded by the coding sequence TTGAGGAAGAATAAGTGTCTGGCTATCCTGGTCTCTATCTTGCTTGTTTGCTTCCTGTCCTTTGTTGGCGGCTGCCAGAAGCAAGCGCAAAAGCCGGCCCCCAAGTCCTTAAAACCAGTAAAGCTGGCTCCCGAGGTAAGTAAATATAAGACAGAGCCAAATATCACTCTGTTTCGAAAAGCTACCGGAGAAAAACAGAATTTAAAGCTGGAAGAGTACCTTAAAGGGGTTGTAGCGGCAGAAATCGGACCCAAATATCCTCCGGAAGCACTGAAAGCCCAGGCAATTGTAGCTCGAACCATGACCCTGGCCCTTCTGGAATATGAAAATGGCACGCGGCAAAAGCATAATACCGATGCCAGTGATGACCATACAGAATTTCAAGCCTATGATGAAAAGAAAATTACCCCGGCTATCTCCAAAGCGGTAGATGCCACCCGGGGTCAGGTTCTTACCTATAATGGCAAATTCGTTTATGCTCTCTTCCACTCTCTATCCAAAGACAAGACTGCCAGTATAATCGAGGGCTTTCCGAAATTAAAAAATAAGGCCTCCGCCTATATCGTTCCAGTAAAGACCAATGGGATGAAATATGCCCCGGCTAAATACAAAAGCTGGACAGTAAAAGTGCCCCGCTGGGAAGTGAAAAATATCATGGGGGCTAAAGCCGGTTCTTTGGATGATATAAGAATCAGCAAGAGAGGTCCTTCCGGCCGTGCCCTGACCATAAGCGCCGGCAAGACTTCCATGTCTGCGGCCATGCTCCGCGAGAAAATAGGCTTTGACCGCTTATATTCCACGGTATTAAGCAGCGTAAAGGCAGAGGGCAATAATATAATTTTTAAAGGCAGCGGTTGGGGTCACGGCTGTGGGATGGAACAATGGGGAGCCTATACCATGGCCAAAGAAGGTAAAAAGGTCAACCAAATCGTGGGACATTATTTCCCCAGCACCCGTTTGACCACACTTTATAAATAA
- a CDS encoding DMT family transporter, with protein MRPVLIYGLIFLSVLCMATSSIIIRFSTAPAMIIALYRVVFTAGLAALLGSRDIFPNIKKMPRRDFILIIIAGFFLALHFAFWISSLNYTSIPSSVLFTNLQVIFVLLFSIFILREKMKQQVIAGIIVAILGSSLIAGGDLGSGRIYGDMLALLSGFFVAVYFIIGRYVRVRVDVWPYTSMVALVAVLVLLPASALAGLPLLSYPPREWILFLLLALGPGLAGHGILNWALKYVKAPIVAVSILGESVGASILAFLVFGELLLWYQMIGGVLILLGIYVAAVNEARSGEQLLQEG; from the coding sequence ATGAGACCTGTTTTAATATATGGTTTGATTTTCTTATCCGTGCTCTGTATGGCCACATCATCTATTATTATAAGGTTTTCGACCGCGCCCGCCATGATAATTGCCCTATATCGCGTAGTTTTCACTGCTGGCCTGGCAGCCCTGCTGGGAAGTAGGGATATCTTTCCCAATATCAAGAAGATGCCCCGCCGGGATTTTATTCTAATTATAATAGCGGGGTTCTTCCTGGCCCTGCATTTTGCCTTCTGGATTAGCTCCCTCAACTATACCAGCATTCCCAGTTCGGTACTTTTTACCAACCTGCAGGTGATTTTTGTTTTGCTTTTTTCCATTTTTATTCTCCGGGAAAAGATGAAACAGCAGGTGATAGCCGGTATAATAGTAGCTATTTTGGGCAGCAGCCTCATTGCCGGTGGTGACCTGGGTTCAGGACGAATTTATGGAGATATGCTGGCTTTGCTGAGTGGTTTTTTTGTGGCGGTTTATTTTATCATCGGACGCTATGTGCGGGTGCGGGTGGATGTCTGGCCTTATACTTCCATGGTAGCGCTGGTGGCGGTTCTGGTATTGCTCCCGGCTTCAGCCCTGGCTGGTTTGCCTTTGCTTTCCTATCCCCCGCGGGAATGGATTTTGTTTTTATTGCTGGCCCTGGGACCGGGCCTGGCTGGACACGGGATTCTCAACTGGGCTTTAAAATATGTAAAGGCTCCCATTGTAGCAGTATCAATACTGGGAGAATCAGTGGGAGCCAGTATACTTGCTTTTTTAGTCTTTGGTGAGCTGTTGCTCTGGTACCAAATGATAGGTGGAGTCCTCATCCTCCTGGGCATTTATGTGGCAGCCGTCAATGAGGCCCGCAGCGGGGAGCAACTTCTACAGGAGGGTTAG
- a CDS encoding ABC transporter ATP-binding protein, with protein sequence MPVLTLEGISQEFGGLRALDGVNMVVEEGEIFGIIGPNGAGKTTLFNIITGIYIPSEGDLIFKEQRINRMATHNIARLGIGRTFQNIRLFNKLSVLDNVRVGSHGISRSGFFKSLLGLPSMLREEKEIKGRAEELLELVGLYDKKMEYADNLAYGEQRRLEIARALALKPSLLLLDEPAAGMNSGEKVELMKLIEQIRQEMKLTILLVEHDMSLVMNICERIAVLDYGRKIAEGPPEEIKNDERVIQSYLGVGA encoded by the coding sequence ATGCCGGTCTTGACCCTGGAAGGAATCAGCCAGGAGTTCGGAGGTTTAAGGGCCCTGGATGGGGTAAATATGGTGGTGGAAGAAGGGGAGATATTCGGTATTATCGGCCCCAATGGAGCGGGTAAAACCACCCTGTTTAATATTATCACCGGTATATATATTCCCAGCGAAGGGGACTTGATTTTTAAGGAACAGAGGATTAACCGTATGGCCACCCATAATATCGCACGGCTGGGCATAGGGCGGACTTTTCAAAATATCCGTCTTTTTAACAAGCTTTCGGTTCTGGACAATGTGCGGGTCGGCAGCCACGGCATCAGCCGCAGCGGCTTCTTTAAAAGCCTCCTGGGACTGCCCTCCATGTTGCGGGAAGAAAAGGAGATTAAGGGCCGGGCCGAGGAATTGCTGGAACTGGTGGGTCTTTACGACAAGAAGATGGAATATGCCGACAACTTGGCTTATGGGGAGCAAAGGCGACTGGAGATTGCCCGGGCCCTGGCATTAAAGCCCAGTTTGCTATTGCTGGATGAGCCCGCCGCTGGGATGAATAGCGGGGAAAAAGTTGAGTTGATGAAATTGATTGAGCAAATCAGGCAGGAAATGAAGCTTACTATTTTACTGGTGGAGCACGATATGAGCCTGGTGATGAATATATGTGAGCGTATCGCCGTACTGGATTACGGAAGAAAGATTGCTGAGGGTCCACCGGAAGAAATAAAGAATGATGAAAGGGTAATACAGTCGTATCTGGGAGTAGGGGCATGA
- a CDS encoding branched-chain amino acid ABC transporter permease, with translation MNGLDAAITQYIDPYYLRIMILLGINIILALGLNLITGVTGQLSMGHAGFMSIGAYTSAILSMQFGFSYLMALLTGAAVAAFFGFLIGIPTLRLEGDYLAMVTIGFAEIIRVFFLNFEPGGRAVGLSGIPQHTNFITVWLIALIIIALNTRLLKSRMGRAFYAIRENEIAAASTGIDTTRLKILAFTAGSFLGGLGGGLYSHYMYYINPQDFGFMKSIELLNMVILGGMGSIPGTILGSFILTLAPEMLRIVAEYRLLFYGALLVILMIFRPNGILGDVRIYDLKKRWGRKEVKTCRS, from the coding sequence GTGAATGGTCTGGATGCAGCAATAACCCAATACATTGATCCCTATTACCTGCGCATAATGATTTTGCTGGGAATAAATATTATCCTGGCCCTGGGCTTGAACCTGATTACCGGTGTTACCGGCCAGTTATCCATGGGCCATGCCGGATTTATGAGTATTGGCGCCTATACCTCGGCCATTCTTTCCATGCAATTTGGTTTTTCCTATCTCATGGCCTTGCTGACCGGGGCTGCGGTAGCGGCATTTTTTGGTTTTTTGATCGGCATACCCACCCTGCGTTTGGAAGGCGACTACCTGGCTATGGTTACTATTGGTTTTGCCGAGATCATACGGGTATTTTTTCTTAATTTCGAACCCGGAGGCAGAGCAGTGGGATTGTCAGGTATTCCCCAGCACACCAACTTCATCACCGTATGGCTTATTGCCTTGATCATTATCGCCCTTAATACCCGTTTGTTAAAATCCCGAATGGGGCGGGCCTTTTATGCCATCAGGGAAAACGAAATAGCCGCTGCATCGACCGGGATTGACACCACCCGCTTAAAGATACTGGCCTTCACCGCCGGTTCTTTTTTAGGCGGCTTGGGGGGAGGCCTGTACTCTCATTATATGTATTATATCAATCCCCAGGATTTCGGCTTTATGAAGTCGATTGAGCTTTTAAACATGGTTATCCTGGGTGGAATGGGGAGCATTCCCGGCACCATTCTGGGCTCTTTTATACTTACTCTGGCCCCGGAAATGCTGCGTATTGTGGCGGAATACCGGCTTCTCTTCTATGGAGCCCTCTTGGTGATACTGATGATTTTCCGTCCCAATGGGATTTTAGGAGATGTCCGTATATATGACCTTAAAAAGCGCTGGGGGCGAAAAGAGGTGAAAACATGCCGGTCTTGA
- a CDS encoding branched-chain amino acid ABC transporter permease: MFWEQLLNGLTLGSTYALIALGYTMVYGIVQLINFAHGEIYMFGAFAGLILVSFFGFNLIAAMLVAMLFCMLLGILVERIAYRPLRGKSSRLSALISAIGVSIFLSTLMALMAGTNTHRYPEVIAHQTYHLGSLDLSLMQILILAVSALLMIGLQFMVQKTRIGKAMRACSQDLDASYLMGINVNRVISFTFAVGSALAAAGGVMVGVYYNAVWPYMGMMAGLKAFAAAVMGGIGSIPGAMIGGLSLGIMEIMGVAYLSSSYKDAIAFGMLILVLLIRPQGLMGQKISKKV; encoded by the coding sequence ATGTTCTGGGAACAATTGCTGAACGGTCTGACCCTGGGAAGCACCTATGCCTTGATTGCCCTGGGTTATACCATGGTTTACGGAATAGTCCAACTGATTAATTTTGCTCATGGTGAGATTTATATGTTTGGAGCTTTTGCCGGGCTTATTCTGGTTTCATTCTTCGGTTTCAACTTGATAGCAGCTATGCTGGTAGCCATGCTTTTCTGTATGCTCTTGGGGATTTTGGTTGAAAGAATCGCCTATCGACCCCTTCGGGGCAAGTCCTCTCGCCTTTCGGCACTGATCAGTGCGATTGGAGTATCCATTTTTCTTTCCACCCTGATGGCCCTGATGGCTGGAACCAATACCCACCGCTACCCGGAAGTGATTGCCCATCAGACTTACCATCTGGGCTCGCTGGATCTTTCCCTAATGCAGATACTCATACTAGCGGTTTCGGCCCTGTTAATGATCGGCCTGCAATTCATGGTGCAGAAGACCCGTATAGGCAAAGCCATGCGGGCCTGTTCGCAGGATCTGGATGCTTCCTATCTGATGGGGATTAATGTCAACCGGGTTATCTCTTTCACCTTTGCCGTAGGCTCGGCTCTAGCTGCTGCCGGGGGAGTAATGGTAGGGGTGTATTACAACGCGGTCTGGCCCTATATGGGAATGATGGCCGGCTTAAAAGCCTTTGCGGCAGCGGTTATGGGGGGAATCGGCTCCATACCGGGAGCCATGATTGGTGGTTTGAGCCTGGGGATAATGGAAATAATGGGGGTGGCATATCTTTCTTCCTCCTATAAGGATGCTATTGCTTTTGGTATGTTAATTCTGGTTTTATTGATTCGTCCCCAGGGTTTGATGGGGCAGAAGATATCGAAGAAGGTGTAA
- a CDS encoding ABC transporter substrate-binding protein, producing MIRGRKSRWAILLCLLLAVAMLAGCSSNKEAAEGNKDADKSQEEVIKLGFLGATTGDVANYGIPGKKGMEMAIDDLNAQGGILGKKVEGVYEDNKGENSEIALIATKYITRDKVVAMVGDPCTGLTKVAADIAQKNKVVIFSAGATGTGVVEIGDYVFRNTLLDQFAVPSVVDWMMNSKGWKKFAIITSLNNGYSTALTPVFQEAIKAKGGKIVNEDTINDGETDFTAQITKLKNTGADVLVFTGYYREAALLQNEAKKQGLDITLLGGDGLYGHDLIKLGKDAVEEKVIYYCGFSSDQPSPETDAFIKKYVEKYKEQPDMFSAQYYDAIMILAKAMTDAKSTDPSVFKDELAKLKDYPGVSGNTTFRADREPIKSPICLITVKDGEFFLLEKIPVKVQ from the coding sequence TTGATAAGGGGAAGAAAATCGAGATGGGCCATCCTGCTCTGCCTGCTTCTGGCCGTGGCGATGCTCGCCGGTTGCAGCAGCAACAAGGAAGCTGCCGAGGGCAATAAGGATGCGGACAAGAGCCAGGAAGAAGTAATCAAACTGGGTTTCCTGGGAGCAACTACCGGTGATGTGGCCAACTATGGCATTCCTGGTAAAAAGGGAATGGAAATGGCTATTGATGATTTGAATGCCCAGGGTGGTATATTGGGTAAGAAGGTAGAAGGGGTCTATGAAGATAATAAAGGGGAAAATTCAGAAATAGCTCTGATTGCCACCAAATACATTACCAGGGATAAAGTTGTGGCTATGGTGGGTGACCCCTGTACCGGTCTAACCAAAGTAGCTGCTGATATAGCTCAAAAGAACAAAGTAGTTATATTTTCCGCCGGGGCTACCGGCACCGGTGTAGTAGAAATTGGGGATTATGTATTCCGCAACACCCTATTGGACCAATTTGCCGTTCCTTCCGTGGTTGACTGGATGATGAACAGCAAGGGATGGAAGAAATTTGCTATAATTACTTCGCTTAATAATGGTTACAGCACTGCCCTGACTCCAGTTTTCCAGGAAGCCATTAAGGCCAAAGGCGGGAAGATTGTAAATGAAGATACCATAAATGATGGGGAAACGGATTTCACCGCCCAGATTACCAAACTGAAGAATACCGGGGCGGATGTTCTGGTATTTACCGGCTATTACCGCGAAGCAGCCCTGTTGCAGAATGAAGCCAAAAAACAGGGACTCGACATCACCCTCTTAGGTGGGGATGGCCTTTATGGACACGACTTGATTAAACTGGGCAAAGATGCGGTAGAAGAAAAGGTAATATACTATTGCGGCTTCAGTAGTGACCAGCCCAGTCCCGAGACGGACGCTTTTATCAAAAAGTATGTAGAAAAATATAAGGAACAACCGGATATGTTCTCCGCTCAGTATTATGATGCGATTATGATTCTGGCTAAAGCCATGACCGATGCCAAGAGTACGGATCCTTCAGTTTTTAAGGACGAACTAGCCAAGTTAAAGGATTATCCGGGAGTATCCGGAAACACTACTTTCAGGGCTGATCGGGAACCAATAAAGAGCCCGATTTGTCTCATTACGGTTAAGGACGGAGAATTTTTCCTCCTGGAGAAAATCCCCGTAAAAGTTCAGTAA
- a CDS encoding YkgJ family cysteine cluster protein, with protein sequence MKKLELYTGTEQGKPAIGIRLGGEASIQDLLDLWQPLCDDSELFKSYAAGNHATCRGCLHNCCQTAYVIPDLISFKKMAAHLHLTYKEFLSADFFDAEKLEAGIVRMKPNPCIFLQDNICSIYPLRSLICRFYICCQLMGDCEQLIYSICWSGSAATQLFAEQEGLINSKGSGALSSFDLMFKRLMEEYRFDPRVQLFLQANDYYDIPLSAFTAADI encoded by the coding sequence GTGAAGAAGCTGGAACTATATACCGGAACGGAGCAGGGAAAACCGGCGATAGGCATTAGACTGGGAGGAGAAGCCAGTATTCAGGATTTGCTGGATCTCTGGCAACCTCTCTGTGATGACAGCGAGCTTTTCAAATCCTATGCCGCCGGTAACCACGCTACTTGTCGGGGATGCTTGCATAATTGCTGCCAGACGGCTTATGTAATCCCCGATCTTATTTCCTTTAAAAAGATGGCCGCTCATTTGCACTTGACTTATAAGGAATTTCTCTCCGCGGACTTTTTTGATGCGGAGAAACTGGAAGCGGGAATCGTTCGGATGAAACCCAATCCCTGCATATTTTTACAGGATAATATCTGTAGTATTTACCCCTTGCGCTCTCTTATCTGCCGTTTTTATATCTGTTGCCAGTTGATGGGGGATTGCGAGCAGCTGATTTATTCTATCTGCTGGAGCGGATCGGCAGCCACCCAGTTGTTTGCCGAACAAGAAGGACTCATCAACAGCAAGGGAAGCGGAGCTTTGAGCAGTTTTGATTTGATGTTTAAAAGGCTAATGGAAGAGTACCGCTTTGATCCCCGGGTTCAGCTTTTCTTACAGGCCAATGATTACTACGATATTCCTCTCTCGGCTTTTACCGCTGCCGATATTTAA